One genomic window of Ornithorhynchus anatinus isolate Pmale09 chromosome 12, mOrnAna1.pri.v4, whole genome shotgun sequence includes the following:
- the ORNANAV1R3112 gene encoding vomeronasal 1 receptor ornAnaV1R3112 translates to MLSGDLILTILFIAQIGVGLLGNSILLMLYVTIFISHHQQKKITDLILTHLTVANTVTLLTQTTPGMVIAFRWENSPDDFGCQVNSYIRRVVRGLCICTTCLLSSFQAVTISPSNSGWVHLKHQVPRLILPAFIIFWIFNLLVEMNVLKPIVDNKNVTISISGDSRKNCTSIFYLNKINNSSYVTAKTFRDVFFVLLMSWASGYMVLVLHHHRRQVQHIHTSSQTHKASPVTRTTQTILLLVTCFVSFYCISSSISLFLNFIKMDDMTLYDPLSFLGACYAFLCPWVLISSDPRISRLKSIF, encoded by the coding sequence ATGCTTTCGGGTGACCTGATTTTGACAATTCTGTTCATCGCTCAGATTGGGGTTGGGCTTCTGGGGAATTCAATTCTGCTCATGCTTTATGTCACCATCTTCATTTCCCATCACCAACAGAAGAAGATCACAGACCTGATCCTCACTCACTTGACTGTGGCCAACACAGTGACCCTTCTCACCCAGACTACTCCAGGGATGGTTATTGCCTTCAGGTGGGAGAATTCTCCGGATGATTTTGGGTGTCAGGTCAATTCCTATATCAGGAGAGTGGTCAGGGGCCTTTGTATCTGTACCACCTGTCTCCTGAGCAGTttccaggctgtcaccatcagccccagcaaCTCTGGCTGGGTCCATCTGAAACACCAGGTCCCCAGGTTGATTTTGCCTGCCTTTATCATATTTTGGATCTTTAATCTATTAGTGGAAATGAATGTACTAAAACCAATTGTAGACAACAAAAATGTCACCATTTCAATCAGTGGTGACAGTAGGAAGAATTGTACTAGCATATTTTATTTAAATAAGATAAATAATTCTTCATATGTCACTGCTAAAACTTTCCGTGATGTCTTCTTTGTGCTCCTCAtgagctgggccagtggctatATGGTACTTGTGCTACACCACCATCGTAGGCAAGTCCAGCACATTCATACCAGCAGCCAAACCCACAAAGCTTCCCCAGTTACCAGAACCACCCAGACCATCCTGCTCCTGGTCACTTGCTTCGTTTCTTTTTATTGCATCAGTAGCAGCATTAGTCTGTTTTTGAATTTTATTAAGATGGATGACATGACGCTCTATGATCCTTTATCATTTCTGGGTGCATGTTATGCTTTCCTTTGCCCCTGGGTGCTGATCAGCAGTGATCCCCGCATATCCAG